The genomic interval CCACGGTCGCCCGACGGCTCGCCGGGACCGGAGGCACCGCTGGGAAGGGACGCGCCGCCCGCCGGCTCGCCGGGACCGGAGGCGCTGGCGGCATCGCCGGGAAGGGACGCGCCGTCGTCACCCGGCCGGCCACACGAGGGACCGTCCGCCAGTCCGGCCTGGCCCGCCCGGACCGCTCGTGCCGTCTTCCCGGAGAGGGCCGGGCGGTAGGGTTTCCCTCCAGGGCCCACAGGGAGAGCGGCGTGGTGAGACAACGAGCGGCCGCAGGCATGTCCACCTTCGCCGACGGGTTCGAGGCGATCGTCGCCAACGTGGAGCGGCTGATCCAGGGAAAGTCGGAGGCCATCCGGCTGGCCGTGCAGTGCCTGGTGGCCGAGGGCCATCTCCTCATCGAGGACGTGCCCGGGGTGGGCAAGACGAGCCTGGCCAAGGCGCTGGCCGCCTCGCTCGGCTGCGACTGGCGTCGCATCCAGTTCACGCCGGATCTGCTGCCGTCGGACGTCACGGGCGTCAACGTCTACAGCCGGGCCAACGGCACCTTCGAGTTCCGCCCCGGTGGCGTGTTCGCCAACATCGTGCTCGGCGACGAGATCAACCGCGCCTCGCCCAAGACCCAGTCGGCCCTGCTCGAGGCGATGCAGGAACGCCAGGTCACCATCGACGCCACCACGTACGGCCTGCCCTCCCCGTTCATGGTGATCGCCACGCAGAACCCCATTGAGCACGAGGGCACGTACCCGCTCCCCGAGAGCCAGCTCGACCGCTTCCTCATGCGGATCCCGATGGGCTATCCCGACCGGTCGGCGGAGATCGAGATGCTCGAGCGCCACGGCGGCCAGGACGCCATGTCGGCCGAGGCCCTGGAACCGGTCACCACCACGGCGCGCGTCCAAGCCATGGCGACGGCGGCCCGGGCCGTGCACGTGGCCCCCGGGCTCAAGGGATACCTGGTCGACCTG from Acidimicrobiales bacterium carries:
- a CDS encoding MoxR family ATPase; amino-acid sequence: MSTFADGFEAIVANVERLIQGKSEAIRLAVQCLVAEGHLLIEDVPGVGKTSLAKALAASLGCDWRRIQFTPDLLPSDVTGVNVYSRANGTFEFRPGGVFANIVLGDEINRASPKTQSALLEAMQERQVTIDATTYGLPSPFMVIATQNPIEHEGTYPLPESQLDRFLMRIPMGYPDRSAEIEMLERHGGQDAMSAEALEPVTTTARVQAMATAARAVHVAPGLKGYLVDLAEATRRHPSLALGVSPRATLALQGAARARAASVGREYVVPDDVKVLAHPVLEHRLVLTPEATIGGASGADVLDQVLDTVPVPAGRGS